ACAACTTCCTCGTCGAGTTTTCCAAATAGCTTATCGACGTAAGCCTGTTCATCTTGGATCTCTGCAGAAGTTGAGTCAATGGGGTGTTTCATTGATCGCGTGCCTTTCGTGTGGTTATGAAAGAACAAGCTGTCAATCATACCGCTTCTAAACTACGGTTAGCATTTAATCGTTGTAGTGGGAAATGCGAGTGCTGGCTTTATCACCGCCTCTCGTTAGGTGATAAAGCCAGCACTAGTTTCTGGATTGCATGAAGGTGATTCTAGAAAGCTGAATCGAATCGTTTCATTGCTTTGTTCAGAGATTTTTCTGCTTTTCGCTGCAGTTGGTTAGCTTTTTTAGAAGCTCGTTTGGCGCTGCGGCCAGTAGATTTTTCTGCACTTTCATATGCTTGAGCTGCGCGTTCTTGAGCGCGTGCTGCAACTTTTACGGCTTTCTTTTTAGCCAAAATAGCGTTCTTTTGTGCAAGAGCTAGCCAATCATCTTTGTTATCTTCGAGGTAGTCTTGCGCTGTTTGGCTGTATTCAGAAACGGCATCAGTTGCTTCGTTCCACAAATCCTTCGCTAAATCCTTCGCTGCGGATGCTGTCTGGTTTGCAACAGTAGATGCTTGGTCGCCAAATTTTTTGGTCTCAGATTTAGTAGGCAGGGCTTGCTGAATCTGCGTGGATGCTTTTTGTGCAGCTTTATCAGCACGCCATTTCAAACCTGGTTTTCCGGCGGTATCTGCGCTCGTGATTGCCAAACCGCCAAGTAATGCGATGCTCGTTAAAAAGCCCTGACGTCGGGCAATTTTTTCTTCACGATCTTGAGTTTCCCAAAACGCGTGGCGAGCGATGATAGTTGGAACGCTAATAGCAGCCAGAACAGTAGCGGAGGTGCGAGGTGCTTTACCGAGTGCGAGTGAGCTGCCAGCTAATACTTTGGTTGCTCCAACTGCCTGAGTGATTACTTGTGGATCCTCTGGAAGTTTTTTCATATATTTGCGAGGAACAACCGTGTGCAGTCGGTTGATAACGGCCTGCGTGCCTTCCACATGAGCTTGGCTGTTGAGAACAACGTCGACACCGTCAGCCACATAAACGGAGGCGAGCATGGGGCGAGCAAATTTGCGGATCATATAGAATTCCCTTTCTCTTAAGCCCTTAAAATCACTAGTTTTGATCGTTTAGTGTTCGGATCATCAAACCAGAATACGATGCCCATGCTACAGACCATTGCTTGTTCCTGCTCGCGATAATTGCAACAAGTTGGTAAAGACTATGGGCTTTATGTAAGAAGATCTGTGGGATGAACTGAGGTAATTACCAACCGCGTTGATGCCATTGCTCCAGATGTGGACGCTCAGTTCCTAAAGTAGTAGGTTTTCCGTGGCCAGGATGTACAACAGCAGTATCTGGATATACATCGAATAGCCTAGTTTTAACGTCTGTGAGCAATTGATTGAAGTCCGCTGGTGTTGAGGTTTTTCCTACCCCTCCTGGGAAAAGGCTATCTCCGACAAATAGATGGTAGATGCCATCTATTTTGATGCTGAGTGCTAGCCCTTCTTGGGTGTGGCCGCGGAGAATATGGGCTCTCAAGATATGGCCTGCCCAGTGGAGGGCGTCGCCTTCGCCTAGCGTTGTGTCAGCGGATCGGGGGAGACGAGGGCTATCGCCGGAACTGGCATAATGTATTGCCTTAGTCGCGTCCAGGACATCCTCAAGTGCTCTGACATGATCAAAGTGCCGGTGCGTTGTTACAACAGCGGTGATGCGCGCGCCCGCTGATTCGGCCAAGTCTAGGATGGCTGGCGCGTTGTCGGCGGCGTCGATAAGCAAGCCTTGAGTG
The sequence above is drawn from the Corynebacterium rouxii genome and encodes:
- a CDS encoding MBL fold metallo-hydrolase, producing the protein MDTMTNTSSAEGISLHHISVSDLDNNCYLLTTESDEGTQGLLIDAADNAPAILDLAESAGARITAVVTTHRHFDHVRALEDVLDATKAIHYASSGDSPRLPRSADTTLGEGDALHWAGHILRAHILRGHTQEGLALSIKIDGIYHLFVGDSLFPGGVGKTSTPADFNQLLTDVKTRLFDVYPDTAVVHPGHGKPTTLGTERPHLEQWHQRGW
- a CDS encoding DoxX family membrane protein; translation: MIRKFARPMLASVYVADGVDVVLNSQAHVEGTQAVINRLHTVVPRKYMKKLPEDPQVITQAVGATKVLAGSSLALGKAPRTSATVLAAISVPTIIARHAFWETQDREEKIARRQGFLTSIALLGGLAITSADTAGKPGLKWRADKAAQKASTQIQQALPTKSETKKFGDQASTVANQTASAAKDLAKDLWNEATDAVSEYSQTAQDYLEDNKDDWLALAQKNAILAKKKAVKVAARAQERAAQAYESAEKSTGRSAKRASKKANQLQRKAEKSLNKAMKRFDSAF